In Eubalaena glacialis isolate mEubGla1 chromosome 12, mEubGla1.1.hap2.+ XY, whole genome shotgun sequence, a single window of DNA contains:
- the HEY2 gene encoding hairy/enhancer-of-split related with YRPW motif protein 2, whose amino-acid sequence MKRPCEETTSESDMDETIDVGSENNYSGQSTSSVIRSNSPTTTSQIMARKKRRGIIEKRRRDRINNSLSELRRLVPTAFEKQGSAKLEKAEILQMTVDHLKMLQATGGKGYFDAHALAMDFMSIGFRECLTEVARYLSSVEGLDSSDPLRVRLVSHLSTCASQREAAAMTSSLAHHHHPLHPHHWAAAFHHLPAALLQPSGLHASEPTPCRLSTTSEVPPAHGSTLLTATFAHADSALRMPSTGSVAPCVPPLSTSLLSLSATVHAAAAAATAAAHSFPLSFAGAFPMLPPNAAAAVAAATAISPPLSVSATSSPQQTSSGTNSKPYRPWGTEVGAF is encoded by the exons ATGAAGCGCCCTTGCGAGGAGACGACCTCTGAGAGCGACATGGACGAGACCATCGACGTGGGGAGCGAGAACAATTACTCGGG ACAAAGTACTAGCTCTGTGATTAGATCGAATTCTCCAACAACAACATCTCAGATTAtggcaagaaagaaaaggagaggg ATAATAGAGAAAAGGCGTCGAGATCGGATAAATAACAGTTTATCTGAGCTGAGACGACTGGTGCCAACCGCTTTTGAAAAACAA gGATCTGCAAAGTTAGAAAAAGCTGAAATACTGCAAATGACAGTCGATCATTTAAAGATGCTCCAGGCAACTGGGGGTAAAG GCTACTTTGACGCCCACGCTCTTGCCATGGACTTCATGAGCATTGGATTCCGAGAGTGCTTAACCGAAGTGGCAAGGTACCTGAGCTCTGTGGAAGGCCTGGACTCCTCCGATCCACTGCGGGTGCGCCTGGTCTCTCATCTCAGCACGTGTGCCTCACAGCGAGAGGCGGCGGCAATGACCTCGTCTCTggcccaccaccatcaccccctgCATCCTCACCACTGGGCAGCGGCCTTCCACCACCTTCCGGCAGCCCTGCTCCAACCCAGCGGACTCCACGCCTCGGAGCCCACGCCTTGCCGCCTCTCCACCACTTCAGAAGTGCCTCCTGCCCATGGCTCCACCCTCCTCACGGCCACGTTTGCCCACGCAGACTCTGCCCTTCGGATGCCGTCAACAGGCAGTGTCGCCCCCTGTGTGCCGCCTCTCTCCACTTCTCTCTTGTCCCTCTCAGCCACTGTCCACGCGGCCGCTGCAGCAGCCACGGCAGCTGCGCACAGCTTCCCTCTGTCCTTCGCTGGGGCGTTCCCCATGCTCCCCCCAAACGCAGCTGCAGCAGTGGCAGCTGCCACAGCCATCAGCCCTCCCTTGTCGGTATCAGCCACGTCCAGCCCTCAGCAGACAAGCAGTGGAACAAACAGTAAACCTTACCGACCCTGGGGGACAGAAGTGGGAGCTTTTTAA